A genome region from Brachymonas denitrificans includes the following:
- a CDS encoding 2Fe-2S iron-sulfur cluster-binding protein, with protein sequence MSHRVILLPSGEQFPADADTPLLLAAEQAGVALPSSCRNGSCRTCLCRLVQGDIHWRIDWPGLSPDEKRAGWILPCVASARSDLVLESTPIRWD encoded by the coding sequence ATGTCCCACCGCGTTATCCTGTTGCCTTCCGGCGAGCAATTTCCTGCCGATGCCGACACGCCGCTGCTGCTGGCCGCCGAACAGGCCGGGGTTGCCCTGCCGAGTTCCTGCCGCAACGGCAGCTGTCGCACCTGCCTGTGCCGGCTGGTGCAGGGAGACATCCACTGGCGCATCGACTGGCCCGGCCTCAGCCCGGACGAGAAACGCGCAGGCTGGATCCTGCCCTGCGTAGCCAGCGCCCGCAGCGACCTGGTCCTTGAATCGACGCCGATCCGCTGGGATTGA
- a CDS encoding ABC transporter permease, translating to MIGLSAIHRKALRDLWHMRGQAMAIALVIASGIAMLVMSRATLDSLQDTRTRLYQDYRFSDVWAQVRRAPESVAARVAELPGVNEVETRVIAGGKLALPGFDKPIEALLLSLPDQGEPQQNRLYLRAGRMLAPFAQGEVLVSDAFAEAHKLKPGDTLRATVYGRSQQFTVVGIAVSPEYLYQIKPGALFPDYERYAILWTHRRALGAAMNMEGAFNQITVKLAPGTSEAETLSAMDRILARYGSRGAIGRMDQLSYRYLHEEFRGLATMAWMFPLIFLGVAAFLLNVVFKRLIGTQRDQVAILKAFGYSTLDVALHYGLIVTLIGVLGSVLGVALGVWLGSALAGLYQLNFRFPFLDFTLSPQVALAGAGVSLLAALSGTGWAVFAAAREPVAQAMRPPAPERFRRTLVERAGLTRWLSQPTRMILRQLERRPLKALMSIVGLALAGAIVMMARFQTGSIDYMVDVQYRLAQQHDISTSFIEMAPRKVVDELRALPGVRQVDGVRNVAVRLRNENRMVLTSIQGLPAEGSLSRPVDTRLRRIELPPDGLVLNDYVARKLGVQPGDYLQVEEMEGRQTQLRLPVARLMQEYVGTMAYMDLDALNRAMRDGDVVSGALLTVDDDAEDAVFRELDRRPGVVGAESRLAAIRALYRTIAETSGLFTWVAVLMGLVINFGVVYNSARIALAERGRELASLRVLGFTQGEVSYILLGELAVLVIVSIPLSFVAGYGLILFMVHGMESDLYRVPVHLEPSAYAFTALVTVLSAIVSALAVYRRIRQLDLIGVLKTRE from the coding sequence GTGATCGGGCTGTCCGCCATCCACCGCAAGGCCTTGCGCGACTTGTGGCACATGCGCGGGCAGGCGATGGCGATTGCGCTGGTGATTGCCTCGGGCATTGCCATGCTGGTGATGTCGCGCGCCACGCTGGATTCGCTGCAGGACACGCGCACGCGGCTGTACCAGGATTACCGTTTTTCCGACGTGTGGGCGCAGGTGCGGCGGGCGCCGGAGAGCGTGGCGGCACGCGTGGCCGAGCTGCCGGGCGTGAACGAGGTGGAAACGCGCGTGATTGCGGGCGGCAAGCTGGCCTTGCCGGGTTTCGACAAGCCGATCGAGGCGCTGTTGCTGTCGCTGCCGGACCAGGGCGAGCCGCAGCAGAACCGGCTCTATCTGCGTGCCGGACGCATGTTGGCGCCGTTTGCCCAGGGCGAGGTGCTGGTGAGCGATGCGTTTGCCGAGGCGCACAAGCTCAAGCCGGGCGACACGCTGCGGGCCACCGTTTACGGGCGCTCGCAGCAGTTCACCGTGGTGGGCATTGCGGTGTCGCCGGAGTACCTGTACCAGATCAAGCCGGGCGCGCTGTTTCCGGATTACGAACGCTACGCCATTCTCTGGACGCACCGGCGTGCGCTGGGGGCGGCGATGAACATGGAGGGCGCCTTCAACCAGATCACGGTGAAGCTGGCGCCGGGCACCAGCGAGGCGGAGACGCTGTCGGCCATGGACCGGATCCTGGCGCGCTACGGCAGCCGGGGGGCCATTGGGCGCATGGACCAGCTCTCGTACCGCTATCTGCATGAGGAGTTTCGCGGGCTGGCCACCATGGCCTGGATGTTCCCGCTGATCTTCCTTGGCGTGGCGGCGTTTCTGCTGAACGTGGTGTTCAAGCGGCTGATCGGCACGCAGCGCGATCAGGTGGCGATTCTCAAGGCCTTCGGCTACAGCACGCTGGATGTGGCGCTGCATTACGGGCTGATCGTGACGCTGATCGGGGTGCTGGGTTCGGTGCTCGGGGTGGCTTTGGGTGTGTGGCTGGGCAGTGCGCTGGCGGGGCTGTACCAGCTCAATTTCCGTTTTCCGTTCCTGGATTTCACGCTCAGCCCACAGGTGGCCTTGGCGGGCGCAGGCGTGAGCCTGCTGGCGGCCTTGAGCGGCACCGGCTGGGCCGTGTTTGCCGCGGCGCGCGAGCCGGTGGCGCAGGCCATGCGGCCGCCGGCGCCCGAGCGCTTCCGGCGCACGCTGGTGGAGCGCGCGGGCCTGACGCGCTGGCTCTCGCAGCCTACGCGCATGATCCTGCGGCAACTCGAGCGGCGGCCGCTGAAGGCGCTAATGAGCATCGTCGGGCTGGCGCTGGCGGGGGCCATCGTGATGATGGCGCGCTTCCAGACCGGCTCGATCGACTACATGGTGGATGTGCAGTACCGGCTGGCGCAGCAGCATGATATCAGCACCAGCTTCATCGAGATGGCGCCCCGCAAGGTGGTGGACGAGTTGCGCGCCTTGCCGGGCGTGCGTCAGGTGGATGGCGTGCGCAATGTGGCGGTGCGGCTGCGCAACGAGAACCGCATGGTGCTGACCAGCATCCAGGGGCTGCCGGCAGAGGGCTCGCTCAGCCGGCCGGTGGATACGCGGCTGCGGCGCATCGAACTGCCGCCGGACGGGCTGGTGCTGAATGACTACGTGGCGCGCAAGCTGGGCGTGCAGCCGGGCGACTATCTGCAGGTGGAGGAAATGGAAGGTCGCCAGACGCAGTTGCGGCTGCCGGTGGCGCGGCTGATGCAGGAGTATGTGGGCACCATGGCCTATATGGACCTGGATGCGCTCAACCGCGCCATGCGCGATGGCGATGTGGTTAGCGGGGCGTTGCTGACCGTGGATGACGATGCCGAGGATGCCGTTTTCCGCGAGCTGGACCGGCGGCCCGGCGTGGTGGGCGCCGAGTCGCGACTGGCGGCGATCCGTGCGCTGTATCGCACCATTGCCGAAACCAGCGGGCTGTTTACCTGGGTGGCAGTGCTGATGGGGCTGGTGATCAACTTTGGCGTGGTGTACAACTCGGCGCGCATCGCGCTGGCCGAACGCGGGCGCGAACTGGCCAGCCTGCGCGTGCTGGGCTTCACGCAGGGCGAGGTCAGCTACATCCTGCTGGGCGAACTGGCGGTGCTGGTGATCGTGTCGATTCCGCTGAGTTTTGTGGCGGGCTATGGGTTGATCCTGTTCATGGTGCATGGAATGGAGTCGGATCTGTACCGGGTGCCGGTGCATCTGGAGCCATCCGCGTATGCATTTACCGCGCTGGTGACGGTGCTGTCGGCGATTGTTTCCGCGCTGGCGGTGTACCGGCGCATCCGGCAGCTGGATCTGATCGGCGTGCTGAAGACGCGTGAATAA
- a CDS encoding ABC transporter ATP-binding protein has translation MKPVATPPSQNAEVIFRARQLGKVYPMGDVEVHALRGVDLELYRGEFVVMLGPSGSGKSTLLNILGGLDVPSSGEVWYHGEDLTHAGDARLTQFRREHVGFVFQFYNLIPSLTARENVAIVTEIAPDPMRPEEALALVGLGERLDHFPAQLSGGEQQRVAIARAIAKRPVVMLCDEPTGALDSATGVRVLEALEQVNADMGTTTVVITHNADIARMAHRVLTMADGRIVGEQVNAQRLPARELHW, from the coding sequence ATGAAGCCTGTTGCCACTCCGCCATCCCAGAACGCCGAGGTGATTTTCCGTGCCCGCCAGCTGGGCAAGGTGTATCCCATGGGCGATGTGGAGGTGCATGCGTTGCGCGGCGTGGACCTGGAACTGTACCGCGGCGAGTTCGTGGTGATGCTGGGGCCCTCGGGCAGTGGCAAGTCGACCCTGCTCAACATTCTCGGCGGGCTGGATGTGCCGAGCAGCGGCGAGGTCTGGTACCACGGCGAGGATCTGACGCACGCCGGCGATGCGCGGCTGACGCAGTTCCGGCGCGAGCATGTGGGCTTCGTGTTCCAGTTCTACAACCTGATTCCCAGCCTGACGGCGCGCGAGAACGTGGCCATCGTGACCGAGATTGCGCCGGACCCGATGCGGCCGGAAGAGGCGCTGGCGCTGGTGGGGCTGGGCGAGCGGCTGGACCATTTTCCGGCGCAGCTGTCGGGCGGCGAGCAGCAGCGCGTGGCGATTGCGCGCGCCATTGCCAAGCGGCCGGTGGTGATGCTCTGCGACGAGCCGACCGGCGCGCTTGATTCGGCCACCGGCGTGCGCGTGCTGGAGGCGCTGGAGCAGGTGAATGCCGACATGGGCACCACCACCGTGGTGATCACGCACAACGCCGACATTGCGCGCATGGCGCATCGCGTGCTCACCATGGCCGATGGGCGCATCGTGGGCGAGCAGGTGAATGCGCAGCGCTTGCCGGCGCGGGAGCTGCACTGGTGA
- a CDS encoding efflux RND transporter periplasmic adaptor subunit encodes MQKPSRKTLVFLLLGAIAVLLLLWLVLREPQQLATLARVTRGPIEVSFVEEGKTRLQQRYVVTAPVAGVVRRIVLQPGDPVQAGQSVAEIDPAASGLLDARSRSQAQAELRGAEAALAAARQRITAAQAAQALAQRNLQRGREVAPTGGIAQADLDLMRSRAVTTAADVASARADERVASERLSAARAVLAEEGRASSSKTRAVAAPVDGVVLRRLVESAAPVPVGQPLMELGDPAALEIESEVLSTDAVRLAPGMAARILRWGGEGVLQAVIRRVEPGGFTKVSALGVEEQRTRVVLDFASPHEQWQRLGDGYRVEVQFLVQRQENLLQVPGSALFRAGEGWAVYRIEQGKARRTPVKLGLRSATAAQVLEGLKEGDQVIVQPDDRIVEGTRIREGGAAGK; translated from the coding sequence ATGCAGAAACCTTCCCGCAAGACGCTCGTTTTCCTGTTGCTGGGTGCAATAGCCGTGCTGTTGCTGCTCTGGCTGGTGCTGCGCGAGCCGCAGCAGCTGGCGACGCTGGCACGGGTGACGCGCGGGCCGATCGAGGTCAGCTTCGTGGAGGAGGGCAAGACGCGGCTGCAGCAGCGCTATGTGGTGACGGCGCCGGTGGCGGGCGTGGTGCGGCGCATCGTGCTGCAGCCGGGTGACCCGGTGCAGGCGGGGCAGAGCGTGGCCGAGATCGATCCGGCCGCCAGCGGCCTGCTGGACGCACGCTCGCGCAGCCAGGCGCAGGCCGAACTGCGCGGGGCGGAGGCGGCTCTGGCGGCGGCGCGACAGCGTATTACGGCTGCACAGGCGGCGCAGGCGCTGGCGCAGCGCAATCTGCAGCGGGGGCGTGAAGTGGCGCCTACGGGCGGCATCGCCCAGGCTGATCTTGACCTGATGCGCAGCCGCGCCGTGACGACCGCTGCCGATGTGGCGTCGGCGCGGGCGGATGAACGCGTGGCGAGCGAGCGTCTGTCTGCTGCGCGTGCGGTGCTGGCGGAGGAGGGGCGTGCGTCCAGCAGCAAGACGCGTGCGGTGGCGGCGCCGGTGGATGGCGTGGTGCTGCGGCGCCTGGTGGAGAGTGCGGCGCCGGTGCCGGTGGGGCAGCCATTGATGGAGCTGGGCGATCCGGCGGCGCTGGAAATCGAATCCGAAGTGCTGTCCACCGATGCCGTGCGGCTGGCGCCGGGGATGGCGGCGCGCATACTGCGCTGGGGTGGCGAGGGCGTTCTGCAGGCGGTCATCCGGCGCGTGGAGCCGGGCGGCTTTACCAAGGTGTCGGCGCTGGGCGTGGAAGAGCAGCGCACGCGCGTGGTGCTGGATTTTGCCTCGCCGCACGAACAGTGGCAGCGGCTGGGCGATGGCTACCGGGTGGAAGTGCAGTTCCTGGTGCAGCGGCAGGAGAACCTGCTGCAGGTGCCGGGCAGTGCCTTGTTCCGCGCCGGTGAAGGCTGGGCCGTGTATCGCATCGAACAAGGCAAGGCGCGGCGCACGCCGGTGAAGCTGGGCTTGCGCTCGGCCACGGCGGCGCAGGTGCTGGAAGGGCTGAAGGAAGGCGATCAGGTGATCGTGCAGCCGGATGACCGGATTGTGGAAGGGACGCGGATTAGGGAGGGAGGAGCCGCTGGCAAATAA
- a CDS encoding thiamine pyrophosphate-binding protein, with protein MKKTAAQLAVHALEQLGITHTFGIPGVHNTELYDALAHSRQITPLLVTHEGGGAFMADAFSRLNWGGIGAEGAARAIGTLAIVPAAGLTHAASGIGEAYLAGVPMLVLTGGTRTDSGRRYQLHGIDQLEMARGFTKAAFRVMTHEQVVPTLFEAYRIATSDVPGPVLVELPVNLQIFTGDAGKLPAWQSPEPPALPDAALVRQAADVLLQARQAGLFVGWGARGAQVELMELAELLQMPVSTTLQGLAVFPGNHPLHAGFGFSRSAVPAAQHAFRQCDALLAVGARFAEIPTGSFGARVPQALVHVDIDPEVPGANYPAQVALVGDAQPVLRALLQELRGRKPERSPNTRLQHQIAGDKAAYLDGWLKQGDPARVNPAAFFASLRKQMPADSITVLDDGNHTFLAAELYAWPQGSALLTPSDFNAMGYAVPAAIGARLAHPEREVVAIVGDGGFAMSCMEIMTATANGLGVVFCVFNDGALAQIAQAQQLPYQRQTCTLLPHRIGLQGVAQATGAAYVPMPDNHCIDSAIAEARKLAAQGRPVIVDVAIDYSRPTTFTQGTTRTNFRSFPLGQKLRFLRRIVGRKLGR; from the coding sequence ATGAAGAAGACCGCCGCACAACTGGCCGTGCATGCCCTGGAGCAGCTCGGCATTACCCATACCTTCGGCATACCCGGGGTGCACAACACCGAGCTGTACGACGCGCTGGCGCACAGCCGCCAGATCACGCCACTGCTGGTGACACACGAGGGCGGTGGCGCCTTCATGGCCGATGCCTTCAGCCGCCTGAACTGGGGTGGCATCGGCGCCGAAGGGGCAGCGCGCGCCATCGGCACGCTGGCCATCGTGCCGGCGGCCGGGCTGACGCACGCGGCCAGCGGCATCGGCGAGGCCTATCTGGCCGGCGTGCCCATGCTGGTGCTGACCGGCGGCACGCGCACCGACAGCGGCCGGCGCTACCAGTTGCACGGCATCGACCAGCTGGAGATGGCGCGGGGCTTTACCAAGGCCGCGTTCCGTGTGATGACGCATGAGCAGGTGGTGCCCACGCTGTTCGAGGCATACCGGATTGCCACTTCGGACGTGCCGGGGCCGGTACTGGTGGAATTGCCGGTCAACCTGCAGATCTTTACCGGCGATGCCGGCAAGCTGCCCGCATGGCAGTCGCCGGAGCCCCCTGCACTGCCCGATGCCGCGCTGGTCCGCCAGGCGGCCGATGTGCTGCTGCAGGCACGCCAGGCAGGTTTGTTCGTGGGCTGGGGCGCGCGTGGCGCACAGGTCGAACTGATGGAGCTGGCCGAGCTGCTGCAGATGCCGGTCAGCACCACACTGCAGGGACTGGCGGTTTTTCCGGGCAACCATCCGCTGCATGCGGGGTTTGGCTTCAGCCGCTCGGCCGTACCGGCGGCGCAGCATGCCTTCCGCCAGTGCGATGCCCTGCTGGCGGTGGGCGCGCGCTTTGCCGAAATCCCGACCGGCAGCTTTGGCGCGCGCGTGCCCCAGGCGCTGGTGCATGTCGATATCGACCCGGAAGTGCCCGGTGCCAACTATCCGGCCCAGGTAGCGCTGGTGGGCGATGCGCAGCCGGTGCTGCGCGCGCTGCTGCAGGAACTGCGCGGCCGCAAGCCGGAGCGCAGCCCCAATACCCGGCTGCAGCACCAGATTGCCGGCGACAAGGCTGCCTATCTGGACGGCTGGCTCAAGCAGGGAGACCCCGCGCGCGTCAATCCCGCAGCCTTCTTTGCCAGCCTGCGCAAGCAGATGCCGGCCGACAGCATCACCGTGCTGGACGATGGCAACCACACCTTTCTGGCGGCCGAGCTGTACGCCTGGCCGCAAGGCAGTGCACTGCTGACGCCGAGCGATTTCAATGCCATGGGTTATGCCGTTCCGGCCGCCATCGGGGCGCGGCTGGCGCATCCGGAGCGCGAGGTGGTCGCCATCGTCGGCGATGGCGGCTTTGCCATGAGCTGCATGGAGATCATGACCGCCACGGCCAATGGCCTGGGGGTGGTTTTCTGCGTATTCAACGATGGCGCGCTGGCACAGATCGCGCAGGCGCAGCAACTGCCCTACCAGCGCCAGACCTGCACCCTGCTGCCGCACCGCATCGGCCTGCAGGGCGTGGCGCAGGCCACGGGCGCCGCCTATGTGCCCATGCCGGACAACCACTGCATCGACAGCGCCATCGCCGAAGCGCGCAAGCTGGCAGCGCAGGGGCGGCCGGTGATCGTGGATGTGGCGATCGACTACAGCCGGCCCACCACCTTCACGCAGGGCACGACCAGGACCAACTTCCGCAGCTTCCCGCTGGGGCAGAAGCTGCGCTTCCTGCGGCGGATCGTGGGACGCAAGCTGGGGCGCTGA
- a CDS encoding pirin family protein — translation MTDSNPLAATVQQSRGVERLVTGMATSDGAGVRLTRVLTQELQQRLDPFLMLDAFGSDHPDDYIAGFPDHPHRGFETITYMLAGRMLHRDSAGNEGLLESGGVQWMTAGRGVIHSEIPQQEEGRMAGFQLWLNLPASDKMSAPWYRDFKAEELPRLRTAEGAEVTVIAGESHGVTGAVTRAATQPLYLDIHLPARAGFAQALPTGHNAFVHVYEGSVQIGDTMVPAQRMAILDNAAGADGVRLQAAENARLLLIAGRPLGEPIVQYGPFVMNSQEQVYQALRDFRDGKLA, via the coding sequence ATGACAGATTCCAACCCCCTGGCCGCAACCGTGCAGCAATCGCGCGGGGTGGAGCGCCTCGTGACGGGCATGGCCACGTCCGACGGCGCGGGCGTGCGCCTCACCCGCGTGCTCACGCAGGAACTGCAGCAACGCCTGGACCCGTTCCTGATGCTGGACGCCTTCGGCAGCGACCATCCGGACGACTACATCGCCGGCTTCCCCGACCACCCGCACCGCGGCTTCGAAACCATTACCTACATGCTGGCCGGGCGCATGCTGCACCGCGACAGCGCGGGCAACGAGGGCCTGCTGGAAAGTGGCGGCGTGCAGTGGATGACAGCCGGGCGCGGGGTGATCCATTCCGAGATTCCGCAGCAGGAAGAAGGGCGCATGGCGGGTTTCCAGCTTTGGCTGAACCTGCCAGCGTCCGACAAGATGAGCGCACCGTGGTACCGCGACTTCAAGGCCGAAGAGCTGCCGCGCTTGCGTACGGCAGAAGGGGCGGAGGTGACGGTGATTGCCGGCGAAAGCCACGGCGTGACAGGGGCAGTGACACGCGCCGCAACACAGCCGCTGTACCTCGACATCCACCTGCCCGCACGCGCCGGATTTGCCCAGGCCTTGCCGACAGGGCATAACGCCTTTGTCCATGTCTACGAGGGCAGCGTGCAGATCGGCGACACCATGGTGCCTGCGCAGCGCATGGCGATTCTGGACAATGCCGCTGGTGCCGATGGCGTGCGCCTGCAAGCGGCGGAAAATGCCCGCCTGCTGCTGATTGCCGGCCGGCCGCTGGGCGAGCCCATCGTGCAGTACGGTCCGTTCGTGATGAACTCGCAGGAGCAGGTCTACCAGGCGCTGCGGGATTTCCGGGATGGCAAGCTGGCCTGA
- the ubiM gene encoding 5-demethoxyubiquinol-8 5-hydroxylase UbiM — protein MHYDILIVGAGPAGLILARALSGKGLRIGILEQQAQQAIAEPAFDGREIALTHRSANTLRQLGLWQRIEQIEPTAFSQLRDAKVLNGPNPLGMVIGHELSPRSELGWLVSNHLIRQGAWDCVQDSIAIHQDITLLTGQKTGRIWSDEQAAHVTLEDGRVLKARLLVAADSRLSTTRRAMGLAADMYDFGRSMLVCCMLHQKPHHHVAWQWFDYGQTLALLPMNDDPATGMHRSSIVLTLPSHAIDPVANMAAPAFNAEIARRFAQRLGSMTLASTRHVYPLVGVYPRSIVSRRFACVGDAAVGMHPITAHGFNFGLLGVESLSKAILQVHAAGQDFASPAVLQRYQREHQLATRPLYLITKGLARLYTTEHPAARLVRDAAVQIGQRITPFKRAIAASLTGMR, from the coding sequence ATGCATTACGACATTCTGATTGTGGGAGCCGGCCCGGCCGGACTGATTCTGGCGCGCGCACTTTCCGGCAAGGGCCTGCGCATCGGCATACTGGAGCAGCAGGCGCAGCAGGCCATCGCCGAACCCGCCTTTGACGGCCGTGAAATTGCCCTGACGCACCGCTCCGCCAACACCCTGCGCCAGCTCGGCCTGTGGCAGCGCATCGAGCAGATCGAACCCACGGCCTTCTCGCAACTGCGCGACGCCAAGGTGCTGAACGGGCCCAATCCGCTCGGCATGGTCATCGGCCATGAGTTGTCGCCGCGCAGCGAACTGGGCTGGCTGGTGTCCAACCACCTGATCCGCCAGGGCGCCTGGGATTGCGTGCAGGACAGCATCGCCATCCATCAGGACATCACCCTCCTCACCGGACAGAAAACCGGCCGCATCTGGAGCGACGAACAGGCCGCGCATGTGACGCTGGAAGATGGCCGCGTGCTCAAGGCGCGCCTGCTGGTGGCGGCCGACAGCCGCCTCTCCACCACGCGCCGCGCCATGGGGCTGGCGGCCGACATGTACGATTTCGGCCGCAGCATGCTGGTGTGCTGCATGCTGCACCAGAAGCCGCACCATCACGTGGCCTGGCAATGGTTCGACTATGGCCAGACGCTGGCGCTGCTGCCCATGAACGACGATCCGGCCACCGGCATGCACCGCTCCTCCATCGTGCTGACCCTGCCCAGCCACGCCATCGATCCGGTTGCCAACATGGCTGCGCCGGCCTTCAACGCCGAAATCGCCCGCCGCTTCGCCCAGCGTCTGGGCAGCATGACGCTGGCCAGCACGCGCCATGTCTATCCGCTGGTCGGCGTCTATCCGCGCAGCATCGTGTCCCGGCGCTTTGCCTGCGTGGGCGATGCCGCCGTGGGCATGCATCCTATTACCGCACACGGCTTCAACTTCGGCCTGCTCGGCGTCGAAAGCCTGAGCAAGGCCATCCTGCAGGTCCACGCGGCCGGGCAGGACTTTGCCAGCCCCGCCGTGCTGCAGCGCTACCAGCGCGAGCACCAGCTGGCCACGCGACCGCTGTACCTGATCACCAAGGGACTGGCCCGGCTCTACACCACCGAACATCCGGCTGCCAGGTTGGTGCGCGACGCGGCAGTCCAGATCGGACAGCGCATCACGCCCTTCAAGCGGGCGATTGCGGCCTCACTCACCGGCATGCGTTGA
- a CDS encoding LLM class flavin-dependent oxidoreductase — protein sequence MKTLATTPFSMLDLVAVREGGSVADALAIALRTAQHAEQLGFTRYWLAEHHNMPGIASSATAVLVGHIAGGTQRMRIGSGGVMLPNHAPLVVAEAFGTLAELYPGRIDLGLGRAPGTDPVTMRALRRDRTETADDFPREVAELQHYLGAPQPGQKVIANPGANTQVPIWLLGSSLFSAQLAAERGLPYAFASHFAPQMLLQALDLYRRNFKPSAQLDKPYAIIGVPLVAAPTDEEAHYLASSLFQRVIGILTGKRGLLPPPRESYLDSLSPQEMAGLQQFLSCAVIGSPDTVRNGMQQLLDATQADEMMLVCDVFDPALRLRALDLAVQARG from the coding sequence ATGAAAACCTTGGCCACTACCCCCTTCTCCATGCTTGATCTGGTCGCCGTGCGTGAAGGCGGCAGCGTGGCCGATGCGCTGGCGATTGCCCTGCGCACCGCGCAACACGCCGAGCAGTTGGGCTTCACGCGCTATTGGCTGGCGGAGCATCACAACATGCCCGGCATCGCCAGCTCGGCCACTGCCGTGCTGGTGGGGCATATCGCCGGCGGCACGCAGCGCATGCGCATCGGCTCGGGCGGCGTGATGCTGCCCAACCACGCACCGCTGGTGGTGGCGGAAGCCTTTGGCACGCTGGCCGAGCTCTATCCGGGCCGCATCGACCTGGGCTTGGGTCGCGCGCCGGGCACCGATCCCGTCACCATGCGTGCGCTGCGCCGCGACCGCACCGAAACCGCCGACGATTTCCCGCGCGAAGTGGCCGAGTTGCAGCATTATCTCGGCGCGCCGCAACCCGGCCAGAAGGTCATCGCCAACCCCGGCGCCAATACGCAGGTACCGATCTGGCTGCTGGGCTCCAGCCTGTTCAGCGCCCAGCTGGCCGCCGAGCGGGGCCTGCCCTACGCCTTTGCCTCGCACTTTGCCCCGCAGATGCTGCTGCAGGCGCTGGATCTCTACCGCCGCAACTTCAAGCCCTCCGCACAGCTGGACAAACCCTATGCCATCATCGGCGTGCCCCTGGTGGCAGCGCCCACGGATGAAGAAGCCCACTACTTGGCCAGCAGCCTGTTCCAGCGAGTGATCGGCATTCTCACCGGCAAGCGCGGCCTGTTGCCACCGCCGCGCGAAAGCTATCTGGATTCGCTCTCGCCGCAGGAAATGGCGGGCTTGCAGCAATTCCTGTCCTGCGCCGTCATTGGCAGCCCGGATACCGTACGCAATGGCATGCAGCAACTGCTCGACGCCACCCAGGCCGACGAGATGATGCTGGTGTGCGATGTATTCGATCCGGCCTTGCGGCTGCGGGCCCTGGACCTGGCGGTGCAGGCGCGCGGCTGA
- the yedA gene encoding drug/metabolite exporter YedA, producing the protein MPKSSPLPRLLLASLLACYLIWGSTYLAIRFALESFPPFWGMGTRFLVAGSLLMGWMLWREGRAALPAPRQWLHALVIGAMMLGGGMGLTANAEVYVGSGLIATFIAVVPMMVSALGLLFGQRPNRLEVAGMLVGLAGVLLLMRGASFSGEPLGILFIVGATLLWSLGSVLSTTRTPLASGPAGFASEMLCGGLVLMLLSVLAGEPAPLWPPTPAAAIAWIYLVVFGSLIAFSAYLYLLAHASPALATSYAFVNPVIALLLGVWLGGEVVTRGEWLASGVILLGVVLIFRGRQVRPAIASTPGTGAATDAPSAVTGAARVPSATDH; encoded by the coding sequence ATGCCGAAATCCTCTCCGCTGCCGCGCCTGCTGCTGGCCTCCCTGCTGGCCTGCTACCTGATCTGGGGCTCCACCTATCTTGCCATCCGCTTCGCGCTGGAGAGCTTCCCGCCGTTCTGGGGGATGGGCACGCGCTTTCTGGTCGCCGGCAGCCTGCTGATGGGCTGGATGCTGTGGCGGGAGGGGCGTGCTGCGCTGCCTGCACCGCGCCAGTGGCTGCATGCCCTGGTAATCGGCGCCATGATGCTCGGCGGCGGCATGGGGCTGACGGCCAATGCCGAGGTCTATGTCGGCTCCGGCCTGATTGCCACCTTCATCGCCGTGGTGCCCATGATGGTGAGCGCGCTCGGCCTGCTGTTCGGGCAGCGTCCGAACCGGCTGGAAGTGGCAGGGATGCTGGTCGGCCTGGCCGGCGTGCTGCTGCTGATGCGCGGCGCCAGCTTCAGCGGCGAGCCGCTCGGCATCCTGTTCATCGTCGGCGCCACCCTGCTCTGGTCGCTCGGCTCGGTACTCTCGACCACGCGCACGCCGCTGGCTTCGGGGCCTGCCGGTTTCGCCAGCGAAATGCTGTGCGGCGGCCTCGTGCTGATGCTGCTCTCGGTCCTGGCCGGCGAGCCGGCGCCGCTCTGGCCGCCCACCCCGGCGGCGGCCATCGCCTGGATCTACCTCGTCGTGTTCGGCTCGCTGATTGCCTTCAGCGCCTACCTCTACCTGCTGGCCCACGCCTCGCCCGCACTGGCGACCAGCTATGCCTTCGTCAATCCGGTAATCGCACTGCTGCTGGGCGTGTGGCTGGGCGGCGAGGTGGTGACGCGCGGGGAATGGCTGGCCTCGGGCGTGATCCTGCTCGGCGTGGTGCTGATTTTCCGGGGCAGGCAAGTGCGCCCTGCCATCGCTTCAACACCTGGCACAGGCGCCGCCACAGACGCTCCCTCTGCCGTGACCGGCGCGGCCAGAGTCCCATCCGCCACCGACCATTGA